Part of the Leifsonia soli genome is shown below.
CTCGGCCAGGCGCTCCGCTCCGGAGCGGTGCGCGAGCTGGTTGTTCGCGGGACCGACGACGGCCGCGACCCGCAGCTCGTCGATCACCCGGTCGGTCAGCACGCCGCCGACACCGGCGGGGACGAACACGTCGCCCTCGACACGGTGGGCGTCCTCCGGCTCCACCCACGTGGCTCCGAGGGCGTCGGCGAGAGCGCGCTTCGCGGGGTTCACGTCGGTCACCGTCAGCACGGCTCCCTCACTGGCGAGACGCATCGCGATGAGCGACCCGACATGGCCGAGTCCGAGCACGATGACGTGGCGGCCGGCGACATCCCGGCTGCCGAACGCCCGCTCCATGGTGGCCTGCAGGCTGGCGTATACGCCCGCCGCGGTCGCATCGCTGGGCTCGCCGACACCGCCCTCCGACGGCGGGAGGCCGCAGACGTGGGCGGTGCGCGTCGCGACGACGGACATGTCCTCCGCGCTCGTGCCGACATCCTCCGCCGTCATGTAGCTGCCGCCGAGCGTCTCGACCGCGTCGCCGAGATCGAGCATGGCCTCGTAACGCTCGGTCGGCGTGAGCACCGTGCCCCGCGGCACGTAGACGACGGCCTTGCCGCCGCCGCGGTTGAGGCCCGCAGCGGCGTTCTTGAGCGTCATGCCCTCGGCCAGCCGAAGCGAGTCGGCGACCGCCTCCTGCCAGGAGTCGTAGGTCCAGACCCGGCAGCCGCCGAGGGCGGGGCCGAGGACGGTGGAGTGGACCGCGATGCTGATGGTGAGGCCGCTCCGCCTCCCCTTCACGACGTGCAGTGTTTCGTGCGGCAGGTCTGCGGGCAGGACGGACATCGGTGTCTCCTCGTGGGATCGCGGTGAAAAGGTGTGACGGTCTTGTGGACCGTCGTCCATTCTCCCGCGACCCGGCCGCGGAGGCAACGTCGCCGCGCGTTCTCCTAGTGGAAGAAGTGGCGCTCGCCCGTGAAGTACATGGTCACGCCGGCCGCCTTCGCCGCCGCGATCACGTCCTCGTCGCGGATGCTGCCGCCCGGCTGCACGATCGCCCGCACACCGGCGTCGATCAGGATCTGCGGGCCGTCGGCGAACGGGAAGAACGCGTCGGAGGCC
Proteins encoded:
- a CDS encoding Glu/Leu/Phe/Val dehydrogenase family protein → MSVLPADLPHETLHVVKGRRSGLTISIAVHSTVLGPALGGCRVWTYDSWQEAVADSLRLAEGMTLKNAAAGLNRGGGKAVVYVPRGTVLTPTERYEAMLDLGDAVETLGGSYMTAEDVGTSAEDMSVVATRTAHVCGLPPSEGGVGEPSDATAAGVYASLQATMERAFGSRDVAGRHVIVLGLGHVGSLIAMRLASEGAVLTVTDVNPAKRALADALGATWVEPEDAHRVEGDVFVPAGVGGVLTDRVIDELRVAAVVGPANNQLAHRSGAERLAERGILWAPDFVVNAGGVIFLSMAGEPGVTAEATQERVERIGDTVAEIFRAADQRGITTLQAADELALGRLREPANA